A part of Actinoallomurus bryophytorum genomic DNA contains:
- a CDS encoding tannase/feruloyl esterase family alpha/beta hydrolase, with protein sequence MRDRVRGRTPGRTGRIAGVRALPVVLAVLAVLVMAGGGQAAPRTAVAGASAEARGSSAGPPVVLPRTDCAALAGQDLSGTPGAPAVIGSAAATTSPDGSAACEVKGTVAPQIQFDVFLPTKTWRQRYLQIGCASFCGNIDFYADATDGCVPLNRGDFVLATDNEGHVGVSGFDATFGADPQLRVDFGYRSDHVVALVAKRLIALYYGQGPRYSYFDGCSQGGHEGLTEAQRYPHDFDGIVAGAPASSLTSLIVWSAGWHATANTDARGRPILTAAKLPALHAAVLRECDAKDGLADGQIDDPRACAFDPKSLRCAAGTDSANCLTDAQIGAVRKLYAGPRDEKGRLMYPGGEPVGSEANWERWVTPTAAGAPSATEGNATNALKYLAYPSARPSATLHDLRYDSATFREIYRRAGIYDATDPDLTAFRAAGGKLLLWHGWADPAISPYGTIAYYHALTERMGGTDATQRFARLFMLPGVSHCGDGQGPDAIDALTPTLAWVENGVAPDRLVATKRQDDTVVRTRPVYPYPTVARYGGSGSTDDAANFAPAPPPTRYEDDISWLGSFRSGYEQTCGWHDGRWSCTLARRPS encoded by the coding sequence ATGCGTGATCGTGTACGGGGCCGGACGCCGGGACGCACCGGCCGCATCGCTGGAGTCCGGGCGCTACCGGTCGTGCTCGCCGTCCTCGCCGTGCTCGTGATGGCCGGCGGCGGTCAGGCCGCGCCCCGTACGGCCGTGGCCGGGGCGTCCGCCGAGGCGCGCGGTTCGTCCGCCGGCCCTCCCGTGGTGCTGCCGAGGACCGACTGCGCGGCCCTCGCCGGGCAGGACCTGTCGGGTACGCCCGGCGCTCCGGCGGTCATCGGGTCCGCGGCCGCGACGACCTCGCCGGACGGCTCGGCGGCCTGCGAGGTCAAGGGAACCGTGGCGCCGCAGATCCAGTTCGACGTGTTCCTCCCCACCAAGACCTGGCGGCAGCGGTATCTGCAGATCGGGTGCGCGTCGTTCTGCGGGAACATCGACTTCTACGCCGACGCGACGGACGGGTGCGTGCCGCTGAACCGCGGCGACTTCGTCCTGGCCACCGACAACGAGGGGCACGTCGGCGTCTCCGGCTTCGACGCCACGTTCGGCGCCGACCCGCAGCTCCGGGTCGACTTCGGCTACCGGTCCGACCACGTCGTCGCGCTCGTCGCCAAGCGGCTCATCGCGCTCTACTACGGACAGGGCCCGCGTTACTCCTACTTCGACGGCTGCTCCCAGGGCGGCCACGAGGGGCTGACCGAGGCGCAGCGCTACCCGCATGACTTCGACGGCATCGTCGCCGGCGCCCCGGCGTCGTCGCTCACGTCGCTCATCGTGTGGTCCGCGGGCTGGCACGCCACGGCCAACACCGACGCGCGGGGCCGGCCCATCCTGACCGCCGCCAAGCTTCCCGCGCTGCACGCCGCCGTCCTGCGCGAGTGCGACGCGAAGGACGGCCTGGCCGACGGCCAGATCGACGACCCGCGTGCCTGCGCGTTCGATCCGAAGAGCCTGCGCTGCGCGGCGGGAACCGACAGCGCGAACTGCCTCACCGACGCGCAGATCGGTGCCGTACGCAAGCTGTACGCCGGGCCACGCGACGAGAAGGGCCGGCTGATGTACCCGGGGGGTGAGCCCGTGGGCTCGGAGGCGAACTGGGAACGCTGGGTCACCCCGACCGCGGCCGGCGCCCCGTCCGCGACCGAGGGCAACGCGACGAACGCGCTGAAGTACCTCGCCTACCCGTCCGCCCGGCCGTCGGCCACGCTGCACGACCTGCGCTACGACTCGGCGACCTTCCGCGAGATCTACCGGCGGGCCGGTATCTACGACGCGACCGACCCCGACCTGACGGCCTTCCGCGCCGCGGGCGGGAAGCTCCTCCTCTGGCACGGCTGGGCCGACCCGGCGATCTCGCCGTACGGGACGATCGCCTACTACCACGCCCTCACCGAGCGCATGGGCGGGACGGACGCCACACAGCGGTTCGCCCGCCTGTTCATGCTGCCGGGCGTCTCCCACTGCGGTGACGGTCAGGGACCGGACGCGATCGACGCGCTCACCCCCACGCTCGCCTGGGTCGAGAACGGCGTCGCACCCGACCGGCTCGTCGCCACGAAGCGCCAGGACGACACCGTCGTTCGGACCCGGCCGGTCTACCCCTATCCGACCGTCGCACGCTACGGCGGGAGCGGCAGCACCGACGACGCGGCGAACTTCGCGCCGGCACCGCCGCCCACGCGCTACGAGGACGACATCTCCTGGCTCGGATCGTTCCGCTCCGGCTACGAGCAGACCTGCGGCTGGCACGACGGCCGCTGGTCCTGCACCCTGGCGCGACGGCCGAGCTGA
- a CDS encoding xanthine dehydrogenase family protein molybdopterin-binding subunit, giving the protein MTSRLDGPLKVTGQAKYGADNNFPGMAYGYVLVSTIAHGEIQGIDVTAVRSAPGVIDVYSPFDPPVLRTPNTQFGETWVPLQDKEITYYGQPIGLVVAETYEQARDAAMTVEVTYHERPALTSLEDGLATAEDAPPGFDGSPQTFDILAPGVSSIEEALRASPVMVEATYSTATQNHAAMEPHSAVAVWDSGGLTVYSGNQGAHLQAAELAQALDTDPSSVRSVNPFVGGAFGGKARTSAAAFLAAAAARTLDRPVKVVLSREQVFTATAGRAATVQKVALGAAADGSLVAIRHDAWSSTPMDRSFVEPAAHSTREYYATQNLAISQKMVPLHLPPVTFMRAPGEATGSFALESAMDELAVALNMDPIELRMKNDSTAPVGKDLSWSGKHLDECFRIGAERFGWADRTPHGRADGDWLVGLGTASAMFPALRFPASVRITLRDDDTAEVATSGADPGTGLLTVLSLVGAESLDIPQDRITPRLGDSALPPGGMSGGSTGTASAGSAIMLAASQVIDDLVALASSPGAPFEGRDVAYADGRVQADGQTMTFGELLRAVNRPSVDAIGSSAPGEEMTKHSFSSFGAQFCEVRVHRLTREARVSRMLSVFDAGRIINAKTARSQIIGGMIWGVSAALHEGLEVEENGRFANADLAGYLLPVNADISDVDVHFVEHPDTLHNSVGARGVGEIGMVGMAAAVANAIYNATGTRVRHIPIMIEDLLD; this is encoded by the coding sequence ATGACCAGTCGGCTGGACGGCCCGCTGAAAGTCACCGGCCAGGCCAAGTACGGGGCGGACAACAACTTCCCCGGCATGGCGTACGGCTACGTGCTGGTCAGCACGATCGCCCACGGCGAGATCCAGGGCATCGACGTGACGGCGGTCAGGAGCGCGCCGGGGGTGATCGACGTGTACTCGCCGTTCGACCCGCCGGTCCTGCGAACGCCGAACACCCAGTTCGGTGAGACGTGGGTCCCCCTGCAGGACAAGGAGATCACGTACTACGGCCAGCCCATCGGCCTCGTCGTGGCGGAGACGTACGAGCAGGCCCGCGACGCGGCGATGACCGTCGAGGTCACCTACCACGAACGCCCGGCCCTGACCTCGCTGGAGGACGGCCTCGCGACCGCCGAGGACGCACCGCCCGGATTCGACGGATCACCCCAGACCTTCGACATCCTCGCGCCCGGCGTCTCCTCGATCGAGGAAGCCCTGCGGGCCAGCCCGGTGATGGTCGAGGCCACGTACTCCACCGCGACCCAGAACCACGCCGCGATGGAGCCGCACTCGGCCGTCGCGGTGTGGGACTCGGGCGGCCTGACGGTCTACAGCGGAAACCAGGGGGCCCACCTCCAGGCGGCGGAGCTGGCCCAGGCGCTGGACACCGATCCGTCCTCGGTGCGGTCGGTCAACCCGTTCGTGGGCGGGGCGTTCGGCGGCAAGGCCCGTACGTCCGCCGCCGCGTTCCTGGCAGCGGCGGCGGCGCGGACGCTCGACCGGCCGGTCAAGGTCGTACTCAGCCGGGAACAGGTCTTCACGGCCACCGCGGGCCGCGCCGCGACCGTTCAGAAGGTGGCTCTCGGCGCGGCCGCGGACGGCTCGCTGGTCGCGATCCGCCACGACGCGTGGTCCAGTACGCCGATGGACCGGTCGTTCGTCGAACCGGCCGCGCACAGCACCAGGGAGTACTACGCCACCCAGAACCTGGCCATCAGCCAGAAGATGGTGCCGCTGCACCTCCCGCCGGTCACGTTCATGCGAGCACCGGGCGAGGCCACCGGATCGTTCGCGCTGGAGAGCGCGATGGACGAGCTGGCGGTCGCGCTGAACATGGACCCGATCGAGCTGCGCATGAAGAACGACTCGACCGCTCCGGTGGGCAAGGATCTGTCCTGGTCGGGCAAGCATCTCGACGAGTGCTTTCGCATCGGCGCGGAGCGGTTCGGCTGGGCGGACCGCACACCCCATGGTCGCGCGGACGGCGACTGGCTCGTCGGCCTCGGTACGGCCAGCGCGATGTTCCCCGCTCTGCGCTTCCCGGCCTCGGTAAGGATCACCCTGCGGGACGACGACACGGCCGAGGTCGCGACCAGCGGCGCGGATCCGGGCACCGGCCTGCTGACCGTGCTCTCCCTGGTGGGGGCCGAGTCGCTGGACATCCCGCAGGACCGGATCACACCGCGGCTGGGCGACTCCGCCTTGCCGCCGGGCGGGATGTCCGGCGGTTCGACCGGCACCGCCAGCGCGGGCTCGGCGATCATGCTCGCCGCCTCGCAGGTGATCGACGATCTGGTGGCCCTGGCGTCGTCCCCGGGCGCGCCGTTCGAGGGCAGGGATGTCGCGTACGCCGACGGCCGCGTACAGGCGGACGGCCAGACGATGACCTTCGGCGAGCTCCTCCGCGCGGTGAACCGCCCGTCGGTCGACGCGATCGGCTCGTCGGCCCCCGGCGAGGAGATGACGAAGCACTCGTTCAGCTCCTTCGGCGCCCAGTTCTGCGAGGTCCGGGTGCACAGGTTGACGCGCGAGGCCCGCGTCTCCCGCATGCTCAGCGTCTTCGACGCCGGCCGGATCATCAACGCCAAGACGGCTCGCAGCCAGATCATCGGCGGCATGATCTGGGGTGTGTCCGCCGCGCTGCACGAGGGCCTGGAGGTCGAGGAGAACGGCCGGTTCGCCAACGCCGACCTCGCGGGCTACCTGCTCCCGGTCAACGCGGACATCTCCGACGTCGACGTTCACTTCGTGGAGCACCCGGACACCCTGCACAACTCCGTCGGAGCCAGAGGCGTCGGCGAGATCGGCATGGTGGGCATGGCGGCGGCGGTCGCCAACGCCATCTACAACGCCACCGGCACCCGGGTCCGGCACATCCCCATCATGATCGAGGATCTCCTGGACTAG
- a CDS encoding glycosyl hydrolase family 95 catalytic domain-containing protein has translation MFPRRLAGVAAVLLLTWMIQPAGAAADHAAAAAAGSPTTAISTTYPQSYADWANGLLAGNGKQGIIVFGNPRNETVVFNDKRFFMARTEAHPHRTFNTVSAANLQTIQNELVAGQYQQANQLAADVQGYQGGGEGSKHPGFKMTMTMPDAGTVTNYSRSTDYASGVVSVNWADNKGTWKRDSFVSRTDGVAVQYMPAPSGQKLNVTLGLSIDPGMNLTSKGITYTNTSNVNFLDLRAKYPNGSYNAGYEGVTRIVTDGTKTMDGTNVAVSNASYVTLLSLTQRYNGTYNGGVTAETEWNKQPLQSKLSGITSDYATLLSRHTAEHREIFGRVSIDFGASATDRAKSTEQLFAEQKASSVPVPALYERMFYAGRYHLLASSDETSAPDLLGNWTGDSNVGWDGYYHLDANLNLQISSGNIGNMPEAMAGYFYLNQQWQKDFRTNAGKLLGTRGMLTGGNTPNEEGLISNINFDYPYQYVTGGESWLLYPFWEYYEISGDTTFLANKYYPLIRDMGDFYEDFLKKKDANGNYIFAGSISPENTPPGGVPLAVNSVYDISGARFALSTLIQTSKTLGRDADKIPVWQDRLDHLPPYIINNDGALAEWAWPGLANKNNYQHRHSSGLMPVWPYREITPETNLAQYNAAKVFLQKKDTGNYENAGHGLLHGALIAADLGDAGSVNAKLLRFAKEDYYYTGMGTSHYNNHNVFATDVANGVPTVMMEMLAATKPGTLELLPALPPGLKKGAVSGLLGKSRFTIDNLTWDLDAHTAKVTLTSSIDQNLTLIQRAGISSITSGDVTIQNSPLGNIARVLPLTKGKAVTVNLTFSAPRSNLALGRTAAASSSSNGDQVASKAFDGDLGTRWSADQDPNNWIQVDLGNTYDLSEVDLHWEASFAKAYKLQASTDGASWHDLYTRTNSSGGNEKIPVSGSARYVRMQGQQLSGQWGYSLYEMEVY, from the coding sequence ATGTTCCCTCGAAGGCTGGCCGGCGTCGCCGCCGTCCTCCTGCTGACCTGGATGATCCAGCCCGCGGGCGCGGCGGCGGATCACGCCGCCGCCGCGGCCGCCGGCTCACCCACCACCGCCATCTCCACCACTTATCCGCAGTCCTACGCCGACTGGGCCAACGGCCTGCTGGCCGGCAACGGCAAGCAGGGCATCATCGTCTTCGGCAACCCTCGCAACGAAACGGTCGTCTTCAACGACAAGCGGTTCTTCATGGCCCGGACCGAGGCCCACCCGCACCGAACGTTCAACACGGTAAGCGCGGCCAACCTGCAGACGATCCAGAACGAGCTGGTCGCCGGGCAGTACCAGCAGGCCAACCAGCTCGCCGCCGACGTGCAGGGCTACCAGGGCGGCGGCGAAGGCAGCAAGCACCCCGGCTTCAAGATGACCATGACGATGCCGGACGCCGGTACGGTCACCAACTACTCCCGCTCCACCGACTATGCAAGCGGCGTGGTGTCGGTGAACTGGGCCGACAACAAGGGCACCTGGAAGCGCGACTCATTCGTCTCCCGAACCGACGGCGTCGCCGTGCAGTACATGCCCGCGCCGTCGGGACAGAAGCTGAACGTCACGCTCGGGCTGTCCATCGACCCGGGCATGAACCTCACCAGCAAAGGCATCACGTACACGAACACGTCGAACGTCAACTTCCTCGACCTGCGGGCCAAGTACCCGAACGGCAGCTACAACGCCGGCTACGAGGGCGTCACGCGGATCGTCACCGACGGCACCAAGACCATGGACGGCACCAACGTCGCGGTGTCCAACGCGAGCTATGTGACGCTGCTGTCGCTGACCCAGCGCTACAACGGCACGTACAACGGCGGGGTCACCGCCGAGACCGAGTGGAACAAGCAGCCGCTGCAGTCCAAGCTGTCGGGCATCACGTCGGACTACGCGACACTGCTCAGCCGGCACACCGCTGAGCACCGCGAGATCTTCGGCCGGGTGTCCATCGACTTCGGCGCGAGCGCCACCGACCGCGCCAAGTCCACCGAGCAGCTCTTCGCCGAGCAGAAGGCGTCCTCGGTGCCGGTCCCGGCGCTGTACGAGCGGATGTTCTACGCCGGCCGGTACCACCTGCTGGCCTCGAGTGACGAGACGTCGGCACCCGATCTGCTGGGCAACTGGACCGGCGACAGCAACGTCGGATGGGACGGCTACTACCACCTGGACGCCAACCTCAACCTGCAGATCTCCAGTGGGAACATCGGCAACATGCCGGAGGCGATGGCCGGCTACTTCTACCTGAACCAACAGTGGCAAAAAGACTTCCGCACCAACGCCGGCAAACTCCTCGGCACGCGGGGCATGCTCACCGGTGGCAACACGCCCAATGAGGAAGGCCTGATCTCGAACATCAACTTCGACTACCCCTACCAGTACGTCACCGGTGGGGAGTCATGGTTGCTGTACCCGTTCTGGGAGTACTACGAGATCTCCGGCGACACGACGTTCCTGGCGAACAAGTACTACCCGCTGATCCGCGACATGGGCGACTTCTACGAGGACTTCCTCAAGAAGAAGGACGCCAACGGCAACTACATCTTCGCCGGCTCGATCTCACCGGAGAACACGCCGCCCGGCGGGGTGCCACTGGCCGTCAACTCGGTGTACGACATCTCCGGTGCGCGGTTCGCCCTGTCGACGTTGATTCAGACGAGCAAGACGCTCGGCCGCGACGCGGACAAGATCCCGGTTTGGCAGGACCGGCTGGATCACCTGCCGCCGTACATCATCAACAACGACGGTGCCCTCGCCGAGTGGGCCTGGCCCGGCCTGGCAAACAAGAACAACTACCAGCACCGGCACAGCAGTGGCCTGATGCCGGTCTGGCCGTACCGGGAGATCACGCCGGAGACCAACCTCGCGCAGTACAACGCGGCCAAGGTCTTCCTGCAGAAGAAGGACACCGGCAACTACGAGAACGCCGGCCACGGTCTGCTGCACGGCGCGCTGATCGCGGCCGATCTGGGCGACGCCGGTTCGGTGAACGCGAAGCTGCTGCGCTTCGCCAAGGAGGACTACTACTACACCGGCATGGGCACGTCGCACTACAACAACCACAACGTGTTCGCCACCGACGTGGCCAACGGCGTGCCCACGGTGATGATGGAGATGCTGGCCGCCACCAAGCCGGGCACCCTCGAACTGCTGCCCGCACTTCCCCCCGGGCTCAAGAAGGGTGCCGTCTCCGGCCTGCTCGGCAAGAGCCGGTTCACCATCGACAACCTCACCTGGGACCTGGACGCGCACACCGCCAAGGTGACGCTCACCTCGAGCATCGACCAGAACCTGACGCTCATCCAGCGCGCCGGCATCTCGTCGATCACCAGCGGTGACGTCACGATCCAGAACTCGCCACTGGGCAACATCGCCCGCGTGCTGCCGCTGACCAAGGGCAAGGCGGTCACCGTCAACCTGACGTTCAGCGCGCCCCGGTCCAACCTGGCCCTCGGCAGGACGGCGGCCGCCTCGTCGTCGTCCAACGGCGACCAGGTCGCCTCGAAGGCGTTCGACGGTGACCTGGGCACCCGCTGGAGCGCCGACCAGGACCCGAACAACTGGATCCAGGTGGACCTCGGCAACACGTACGACCTGTCCGAGGTCGACCTTCACTGGGAGGCCTCGTTCGCCAAGGCGTACAAGCTCCAGGCCTCCACCGACGGTGCCAGCTGGCACGATCTGTACACCCGGACGAACTCGTCCGGCGGCAACGAGAAGATCCCGGTCAGCGGGTCGGCTCGCTATGTCCGAATGCAGGGCCAGCAGCTGTCCGGCCAGTGGGGCTACTCGCTCTATGAGATGGAGGTCTACTGA
- a CDS encoding discoidin domain-containing protein encodes MAIIPLLVLAGVPALGSALATRTIHVAKNGNDANAGTQSAPYLTINKAAQVAEPGDTVVVHSGLYRETVKPARGGTSESTRITYTNAGDGEVTIKGSEEINTWVRSSGNVWSVTLPGTFFGDYNPYATGQPQGGEGGFFPGYTAGDVYLSEQAYYEKSSLTDVQAGPNTWFSQVSGSSTTIWANFNGADPNAKLAEINVRRQIFAPDAWGLGYITVRGFTMNQAAGTYSDFPSSPSRRQAGAVSVNGGLRWIIENNIILNARTIAVDIGLGCDEWAGNRPGTTRTNFHDTAKYGSHIVRDNYIGKAGQSGIAGVFSWNSEIMYNRIEDTNYRNEFSGAETAPIKVHYMNEGLIKGNYLKNSKGTNSAGIWTDWGNQNVRVTGNIVLNTPWGYYAEAVFGPILVDNNVFIGDGDIRTLDATGIVYANNLFIDDGQIHTDGTGRDAYYFQPGTMNETTALTAPEKFFWYNNLVQGSTLPDSTTDHTQVKEGDFTNVVSNVRTTATGTTMSLTFDLGATGISGLTPVTQARVGVMPKANQSIAADVTTDFFGGAINTSHMMAGPFAAAKNGTNTFNLWPPAGQTVPVPPAPPADVPVNLSLNSSAKAVASYQDGTYLASNAIDGNSATRWSSDHSNDPNAWIYVDLGARYNVSSVSLSWEAAFASAYKLQVSDNAASWTDVTSVTAGKGAVESLSVGRAARYVRMQGVTPATQWGYSLYEFEVYGTPISAGTA; translated from the coding sequence TTGGCGATCATCCCGCTCCTCGTCCTCGCCGGCGTGCCGGCGCTCGGTTCGGCCCTCGCCACACGCACCATCCATGTGGCGAAGAACGGCAACGACGCCAATGCCGGCACCCAGTCCGCGCCCTACCTGACCATCAACAAGGCGGCCCAGGTCGCGGAGCCCGGTGACACCGTGGTCGTGCACTCCGGGCTCTACCGCGAGACGGTCAAGCCCGCGCGCGGCGGCACGAGCGAGTCCACCCGCATCACCTACACCAACGCCGGTGACGGCGAAGTGACCATCAAGGGCTCCGAAGAGATCAACACCTGGGTCCGATCCAGCGGCAACGTCTGGAGCGTCACGCTGCCGGGCACCTTCTTCGGTGACTACAACCCCTATGCCACCGGCCAGCCGCAGGGCGGCGAGGGCGGGTTCTTTCCCGGGTACACCGCGGGCGACGTCTACCTGAGCGAGCAGGCGTACTACGAGAAGTCGTCGCTGACCGACGTGCAGGCGGGGCCGAACACCTGGTTCTCCCAGGTGTCCGGGAGCAGCACCACGATCTGGGCGAACTTCAACGGCGCCGACCCCAACGCCAAGCTCGCCGAGATCAACGTGCGCCGCCAGATCTTCGCGCCGGACGCGTGGGGCCTCGGATACATCACCGTGCGCGGCTTCACGATGAACCAGGCGGCCGGCACGTACTCCGACTTTCCCAGCAGCCCGTCGCGGCGCCAGGCCGGCGCGGTCTCCGTGAACGGCGGCCTGCGCTGGATCATCGAGAACAACATCATCCTCAACGCCCGTACGATCGCCGTCGACATCGGGCTCGGCTGCGACGAGTGGGCCGGCAACCGCCCCGGCACCACCCGGACGAACTTCCACGACACCGCCAAGTACGGCTCGCACATCGTGCGCGACAACTACATCGGCAAGGCCGGCCAGTCCGGCATCGCCGGGGTGTTCTCGTGGAACTCAGAGATTATGTACAACAGGATCGAGGACACCAACTACCGCAACGAGTTCAGCGGCGCGGAGACGGCCCCGATCAAGGTGCACTACATGAACGAGGGCCTGATCAAGGGCAACTACCTCAAGAACTCGAAGGGCACCAACTCGGCGGGCATCTGGACCGACTGGGGCAACCAGAACGTCCGGGTCACCGGCAACATCGTGCTGAACACGCCCTGGGGCTACTACGCGGAGGCCGTGTTCGGGCCGATCCTGGTGGACAACAACGTCTTCATCGGCGACGGCGACATCCGTACGCTGGACGCCACCGGCATCGTGTACGCGAACAACCTGTTCATCGACGACGGACAGATCCACACCGACGGCACCGGCCGGGACGCGTACTACTTCCAGCCCGGCACGATGAACGAGACGACCGCGCTCACCGCGCCGGAGAAGTTCTTCTGGTACAACAACCTGGTCCAGGGCTCGACCCTGCCGGACAGTACGACCGACCACACGCAGGTGAAGGAGGGCGACTTCACCAACGTCGTCTCCAACGTCCGCACCACGGCGACCGGCACCACGATGTCGCTGACCTTCGACCTGGGCGCCACCGGGATCTCCGGGCTCACCCCGGTGACCCAGGCTCGTGTGGGCGTCATGCCGAAGGCGAACCAGAGCATCGCCGCCGACGTGACGACCGACTTCTTCGGTGGCGCGATCAACACCTCGCACATGATGGCCGGGCCGTTCGCCGCCGCGAAGAACGGCACCAACACGTTCAACCTGTGGCCGCCGGCCGGCCAGACCGTGCCGGTCCCGCCCGCGCCCCCCGCGGACGTGCCGGTGAACCTGTCGCTCAACTCCTCGGCCAAGGCGGTCGCGTCCTATCAGGACGGGACGTACCTGGCGAGCAACGCGATCGACGGCAACTCGGCCACCCGCTGGTCGAGCGACCACAGCAACGACCCGAACGCGTGGATCTACGTCGACCTGGGCGCACGCTACAACGTCTCCTCGGTGAGCCTGTCCTGGGAAGCGGCGTTCGCCTCGGCGTACAAGCTCCAGGTCTCGGACAACGCGGCCAGCTGGACGGACGTCACGTCGGTCACGGCGGGCAAGGGGGCCGTCGAGTCGCTCTCGGTCGGCCGGGCGGCGCGCTACGTCCGCATGCAGGGCGTGACGCCGGCGACGCAGTGGGGTTATTCGCTTTATGAGTTCGAGGTGTACGGCACCCCGATCAGCGCCGGTACCGCTTAG
- a CDS encoding FAD binding domain-containing protein codes for MRPFELTAPATVQDALASPGTFLAGGTTLVDLMKLNVMTPRHVMDINALPLRGIDTSDGLRIGALERMSDVARHPGVYPAISRALLLSASQQLRNMASIGGNLLQRTRCGYFRDVNTPCNKREPGSGCSALTGSNRTHALLGTSDACVATHASDLAVALVALDAEVRLADSSGSRTVRLADFYRLPGDTPEVENDLRPGELITEIVVPRLDWAARSTYVKVRDRQSYEFALCSAAVALDIRDSRVVDARVAVGGVATMPWRLAAVEAALRGAPATEAAFEDAASVATEGARPLSGNDFKMSLLKRTVVRALIEGSR; via the coding sequence ATGCGACCGTTTGAGCTGACCGCGCCCGCGACCGTACAGGACGCCCTCGCCTCTCCTGGGACCTTCCTCGCCGGCGGCACCACGCTCGTCGACCTGATGAAGCTCAACGTCATGACACCGCGGCACGTCATGGACATCAACGCGTTGCCGTTGCGGGGCATCGACACCAGTGACGGCCTGCGGATCGGGGCGCTGGAGCGGATGAGCGACGTCGCCCGGCATCCCGGGGTGTACCCGGCCATCTCCCGCGCGCTGCTGCTGAGCGCCTCCCAGCAGCTGCGCAACATGGCCAGCATCGGAGGCAACCTGCTTCAGCGCACCCGTTGCGGCTACTTCCGCGACGTCAACACGCCCTGCAACAAACGCGAGCCTGGCAGCGGCTGTTCGGCCCTCACCGGGTCCAACCGGACGCATGCCCTGCTCGGCACGAGCGACGCGTGCGTGGCGACGCACGCCAGTGACCTGGCCGTCGCCCTCGTCGCCCTGGACGCGGAGGTCCGGCTGGCCGACTCCTCCGGCTCCCGTACGGTCCGGCTCGCCGACTTCTACCGCCTGCCGGGCGACACGCCGGAGGTGGAGAACGACCTGCGGCCCGGGGAACTGATCACCGAGATCGTGGTTCCGCGGCTGGACTGGGCCGCGCGCTCCACCTACGTGAAGGTACGCGACCGGCAGTCGTACGAGTTCGCGCTCTGCTCCGCGGCGGTCGCCCTGGACATCCGGGACTCGCGCGTCGTCGACGCACGGGTGGCCGTCGGCGGCGTGGCGACCATGCCGTGGCGGCTGGCCGCGGTCGAGGCGGCCCTGCGCGGCGCGCCCGCGACGGAGGCGGCCTTCGAGGACGCGGCGTCCGTCGCCACCGAGGGAGCCAGGCCGCTGTCCGGTAACGACTTCAAGATGTCACTGCTGAAGCGAACCGTCGTACGCGCACTGATCGAGGGGAGTCGCTGA